A genomic stretch from Lathyrus oleraceus cultivar Zhongwan6 chromosome 2, CAAS_Psat_ZW6_1.0, whole genome shotgun sequence includes:
- the LOC127122961 gene encoding uncharacterized protein LOC127122961, with product MRLDIPYEYVMYIRDYEIQGPDEGPEPGSRWTLVFDGASNALGNGIRVVITSPTYHNIPFTTRLYFKCTNNMAKYETCILGIKETINLRMYEDSTLIIYQVKGDWETRYSNLISYRDHVLKLIPYFDEITFHHIPREENQLVDALATFSYMLKIKWGNEAPCITIQHLDEPTHCLVVEIGTDGEPWFYDIKKYLEKHKYPKNVSSQTRRP from the coding sequence ATGAGGCTCGACATTCCATATGAATATGTCATGTACATAAGAGATTATGAGATTCAAGgcccagatgaaggacccgaacctGGATCACGTTGGACACTCGTGTtcgatggtgcctcaaatgcGTTGGGTAATGGAATTAGAGTTGTCATAACTTCTCCAACATATCATAATATTCCCTTCACAACAAGGTTATATTTCAAATGCACTAATAACATGGCAAAGTATGAAACATGTATCTTGGGAATTAAAGAAACTATTAATCTAAGAATGTATGAGGACTCGACACTCATCATCTATCAAGTTAAAGGAGATTGGGAAACTCGTTATTCCAATTTGATTTCATATAGAGACCATGTATTGAAGTTGATCCCTTACTTTGATGAGATCACTTTCCATCACATTCCTAGGGAGGAGAACCAACTAGttgatgccttggctacttttTCATATATGTTAAAGATCAAGTGGGGTAATGAAGCACCTTGTATAACAATTCAACATCTGGATGAACCAACACATTGTTTAGTAGTTGAAATAGGGACTGATGGTGAACCATGGTTCTACGACATCAAGAAATATCTTGAAAAGCACAAGTATCCAAAGAATGTCTCATCACAAACAAGAAGACCTTGA